One Hydrogenophaga crassostreae genomic region harbors:
- a CDS encoding mechanosensitive ion channel family protein yields the protein MNPDTAQTLGSYLNRSLFSIGSSAVTAGGLLTAIVFVVALWWGASLMERTVQRVIARRSADEPWKYASLLMLSRLLRYVVWVVGTLIGLNYLGIDLTSIALLGSALAVGLGFGLQHVVSNFVSGVIILMERSLKVGDFVELESGVRGQVSEIALRYTRITSNDALDVVVPNSEFINGRVVNWTLGDAYRRMHIPFGVAYGTPKELVREAGIAASKRIPGVVENDKKKSTVWLVAYGDNSVNYELVIWADRVLTTRPGSAHADLMWALDDELHQRGIEIPFPQRDLHIRSGTLDVRMASAQAPTAAVINPPQG from the coding sequence ATGAATCCAGATACAGCACAGACCCTCGGTTCTTACCTGAATCGCAGCCTGTTCTCCATCGGCTCCAGCGCCGTGACCGCAGGCGGGTTGCTGACGGCAATTGTCTTCGTCGTGGCGCTGTGGTGGGGCGCGAGCCTGATGGAGCGCACGGTGCAGCGCGTGATTGCCAGGCGCTCGGCCGACGAGCCCTGGAAATATGCGAGCCTGCTGATGCTGAGCCGTCTTCTGCGCTACGTTGTCTGGGTGGTCGGTACCCTGATTGGGTTGAATTACCTGGGTATCGATCTCACCAGCATTGCCCTGCTGGGCAGTGCCTTGGCCGTTGGCCTGGGCTTTGGCTTGCAACACGTGGTGAGCAACTTCGTGTCCGGGGTGATTATTCTGATGGAGCGAAGCCTGAAGGTGGGTGACTTTGTGGAACTGGAATCGGGCGTGCGCGGACAGGTGAGCGAGATTGCATTGCGCTACACCCGCATCACCAGCAACGATGCGCTGGACGTGGTGGTGCCCAACTCGGAATTCATCAATGGTCGCGTGGTCAACTGGACCCTTGGCGACGCTTACCGGCGCATGCACATTCCTTTTGGCGTCGCCTATGGAACGCCCAAGGAGCTGGTGCGGGAGGCTGGCATCGCGGCGTCCAAGCGCATTCCGGGCGTCGTGGAAAACGACAAGAAAAAGAGCACCGTCTGGCTGGTGGCCTATGGCGACAACTCGGTGAATTACGAGTTGGTGATCTGGGCCGATCGGGTTTTGACCACGCGCCCGGGTTCTGCCCATGCCGACCTCATGTGGGCCCTTGACGACGAGCTGCACCAGCGCGGCATTGAAATCCCGTTTCCCCAGCGCGATTTGCATATCCGCTCGGGAACGCTTGACGTGCGAATGGCATCAGCGCAAGCCCCGACAGCTGCTGTCATCAACCCGCCGCAGGGCTGA